One Romboutsia sp. 13368 genomic window carries:
- a CDS encoding CoA-disulfide reductase, whose translation MRVIIVGAVAAGMSAAAKLKRMKPEYEVVVYEKTDVVSFGACGLPYFVGGFFDDANNMIARSPEKFRETGIDLNIFHEVIKVDAETKKVVVKNLETNVEFEDSYDKLMIATGASSIIPPIKNVKLENVSTLKTMEDGIKVKELLNKEENKKIAIIGAGFIGLEAVEAAKQLGKEVRVFQSQGRVLAQVFDKEITDVLEEEIKKHNVDLRLEELVSELVGETKVEKIITNKGEYEADVVIIATGVRPNTAFLKDTGIDMLSNGAIIVDEFGKTSVEDIYAAGDCATIQNIVTGQDSYVPLATGANKLGRIVGENLAGANNSFQGSLGSSCIKVMDMEAASTGMTELQAQKLGINYKSKFISDFNQTNYYPGRNKIYVKLVYDADTKVILGGQVAGFKDSVQRCNVIAAAIFGKLTTNQLGMLDLCYAPPFARTWDVLNVAGNVCK comes from the coding sequence ATGAGAGTAATTATAGTAGGTGCAGTTGCTGCAGGAATGAGTGCGGCGGCAAAATTAAAAAGAATGAAGCCTGAATATGAGGTTGTAGTATATGAAAAAACAGATGTAGTGTCATTTGGAGCTTGTGGTCTTCCATACTTTGTTGGAGGATTCTTTGATGATGCAAATAATATGATAGCTAGAAGTCCAGAGAAATTTAGAGAGACTGGAATAGATTTAAATATATTCCATGAAGTTATTAAGGTTGATGCTGAGACTAAAAAGGTTGTAGTTAAAAACTTAGAAACTAATGTTGAATTTGAAGATTCTTATGATAAGTTAATGATAGCAACAGGAGCAAGTAGTATAATACCTCCTATAAAAAATGTTAAACTTGAAAATGTTTCAACATTAAAGACTATGGAAGATGGAATAAAAGTAAAAGAATTATTAAATAAAGAAGAAAATAAAAAGATAGCTATAATAGGAGCTGGATTTATAGGTCTTGAAGCAGTAGAGGCTGCTAAGCAATTAGGAAAAGAAGTTAGGGTATTCCAATCTCAAGGAAGAGTACTTGCACAAGTATTTGATAAAGAGATAACTGATGTATTAGAAGAAGAAATAAAAAAACATAATGTAGATTTAAGACTAGAAGAACTTGTATCTGAATTAGTTGGAGAAACTAAAGTAGAAAAAATAATAACTAATAAAGGTGAATACGAAGCAGATGTAGTTATAATTGCAACAGGAGTAAGACCAAATACTGCATTCTTAAAGGATACTGGTATAGATATGTTATCAAATGGAGCAATAATAGTTGATGAGTTTGGTAAAACATCAGTAGAAGATATATATGCAGCTGGAGATTGTGCTACTATACAAAATATAGTAACAGGTCAAGATTCATATGTACCGCTTGCAACAGGAGCCAATAAATTAGGAAGAATAGTTGGTGAAAATTTAGCAGGAGCTAATAATTCATTTCAAGGATCTTTAGGGTCAAGCTGTATAAAAGTTATGGATATGGAAGCAGCTTCAACTGGAATGACTGAATTACAGGCTCAAAAGTTAGGTATAAACTATAAATCTAAATTTATATCAGATTTTAATCAAACAAATTACTATCCAGGTAGAAATAAAATATATGTAAAACTTGTTTATGATGCTGATACTAAAGTTATATTAGGTGGACAAGTTGCTGGGTTTAAAGATTCAGTTCAAAGATGTAATGTAATAGCAGCAGCTATATTTGGTAAATTAACAACTAATCAATTAGGTATGTTAGACTTATGTTATGCACCGCCATTTGCTAGAACATGGGATGTATTAAATGTAGCAGGGAATGTATGCAAATAA
- a CDS encoding ribosomal-processing cysteine protease Prp has protein sequence MIKVKYYYNDDFSIKGFCLKGHADYAEIGYDIVCSAVTSNAIAVINSLDKLVKVEFDKVIGKEGHIECIVKDAYLEDSKLLLDHFQLAIEGIKREYPKNIKILKK, from the coding sequence ATGATAAAAGTTAAATATTATTACAATGATGACTTTTCAATAAAAGGCTTTTGTCTAAAAGGACATGCAGATTATGCTGAAATAGGCTATGATATAGTATGTTCAGCAGTTACATCTAATGCTATTGCAGTGATTAACTCGTTAGACAAGCTGGTGAAGGTTGAATTTGATAAAGTAATAGGTAAAGAAGGTCATATAGAATGCATTGTTAAAGATGCTTATCTAGAAGATTCTAAATTACTACTAGATCATTTTCAATTAGCTATTGAAGGAATTAAAAGGGAATATCCCAAAAACATAAAAATCTTAAAAAAGTAG
- the rplU gene encoding 50S ribosomal protein L21: MYAIVKTGGKQYKVAEGDVLFVEKLEANAGDVVTLNEVLACTKDGELVVGAPTVEGASVQAKVVEQGKAKKVIVFKYKAKKDYRRKQGHRQPYTKIVIEKINA; encoded by the coding sequence ATGTACGCTATAGTTAAAACAGGTGGAAAGCAATATAAAGTTGCTGAAGGTGATGTATTATTCGTTGAAAAGTTAGAAGCTAACGCAGGTGATGTTGTTACTTTAAACGAAGTATTAGCTTGCACTAAAGATGGTGAGTTAGTAGTTGGAGCTCCTACAGTTGAAGGTGCTTCTGTTCAAGCAAAAGTTGTTGAACAAGGTAAAGCTAAGAAAGTTATAGTTTTCAAGTACAAAGCTAAGAAAGACTACAGAAGAAAGCAAGGACATCGTCAACCATACACTAAGATAGTTATCGAAAAGATAAACGCTTAA
- the obgE gene encoding GTPase ObgE, protein MFIDKARIFVKSGNGGNGAVSFRREKYVPAGGPDGGDGGNGASVIFEVDLGLRTLMDFKYQRKYVAEHGEDGSKKRKAGRNGEDLILKVPPGTIIRDEATGLVIADLKEEGDRAVVAKGGRGGKGNQHFANAVRQAPAFARSGSDGVEKWVVLELKMIADVGLLGFPNVGKSTFLSVVTKAKPKIANYHFTTLTPNLGVVQTKFGDSFVLADIPGLIEGAAEGIGLGHDFLRHVERTKVLIHIVDISGLEGRDALEDFDKINDELKLYNEKLSTRPQVVVANKMDILEDESVFEDFKNELENRGYKVFKMSAATRQGVDDVIAYVSELLQDAEEIELVSEEEMFRPELDEVQDEGLQVEIEDGVYVVTGKSLRRIMYSVNFDDMESIQYFQKAMENEGVFDKLREMGIEDGDTVKIYEIEFEFYN, encoded by the coding sequence TTGTTTATAGATAAAGCTAGAATTTTTGTTAAATCAGGAAATGGCGGAAATGGTGCGGTATCATTTAGAAGAGAAAAATATGTTCCAGCTGGTGGTCCAGATGGTGGAGACGGTGGAAACGGAGCTAGTGTTATATTTGAGGTTGATTTAGGTCTAAGAACGTTAATGGACTTTAAATATCAAAGAAAATACGTAGCAGAACATGGTGAAGATGGTAGCAAAAAAAGAAAAGCAGGAAGAAACGGAGAGGATTTAATCCTTAAAGTTCCTCCAGGAACAATAATAAGAGATGAAGCTACAGGTCTTGTTATAGCAGATTTAAAAGAAGAAGGAGATAGAGCTGTAGTTGCTAAAGGTGGTAGAGGTGGAAAAGGAAACCAACACTTTGCCAATGCAGTTAGACAAGCTCCTGCCTTCGCTAGATCAGGTAGTGATGGTGTAGAAAAATGGGTAGTATTAGAGCTTAAAATGATTGCAGATGTTGGTCTTTTAGGATTCCCTAATGTAGGTAAATCTACATTCTTATCTGTAGTAACTAAAGCTAAACCAAAGATAGCTAACTATCACTTTACAACATTAACTCCTAATTTAGGTGTTGTTCAAACGAAGTTTGGAGATAGCTTTGTACTAGCTGATATACCAGGACTTATAGAAGGAGCGGCTGAAGGAATAGGTTTAGGTCATGACTTCTTAAGACACGTTGAAAGAACTAAAGTTTTAATACATATAGTAGATATATCTGGCTTAGAAGGTAGAGATGCCTTAGAAGATTTTGATAAAATCAATGATGAATTAAAATTATACAACGAAAAATTATCAACAAGACCACAGGTAGTAGTTGCTAATAAAATGGATATATTAGAAGATGAAAGTGTATTCGAAGATTTCAAAAATGAATTAGAAAATAGAGGATACAAAGTATTTAAAATGTCTGCAGCAACGCGTCAAGGTGTAGATGATGTAATAGCATATGTATCTGAATTATTACAAGATGCTGAAGAAATTGAATTAGTTTCAGAAGAAGAAATGTTTAGACCAGAACTTGATGAAGTTCAAGATGAAGGTTTACAAGTAGAAATAGAAGATGGAGTATATGTTGTAACTGGAAAATCACTTAGAAGAATTATGTACTCTGTTAACTTTGATGATATGGAATCTATACAATATTTCCAAAAAGCTATGGAAAATGAAGGTGTATTTGATAAGCTAAGAGAAATGGGAATAGAAGATGGAGATACAGTTAAAATTTACGAAATAGAATTTGAATTCTATAACTAA
- a CDS encoding YhbY family RNA-binding protein, with protein MLKGKQRAYLRSIANTLKPSTQIGKDGVTESFLDQLDDMLRKREIVKVTILETAGLETKETANAICEALRAEFVQAIGSKFTLYKRNTENPQIVFPGHEQAKAKVKSENVTKKGRVTKRSVR; from the coding sequence ATGTTAAAAGGTAAGCAAAGAGCATATTTAAGATCAATAGCAAATACTTTAAAGCCTTCAACTCAAATAGGTAAAGATGGAGTTACTGAAAGCTTTTTAGATCAATTAGATGATATGTTAAGAAAAAGAGAGATAGTTAAAGTAACAATATTAGAAACAGCAGGTCTTGAGACTAAAGAAACTGCTAATGCTATATGTGAAGCTTTAAGAGCTGAGTTCGTTCAAGCTATAGGATCTAAGTTTACTTTATATAAAAGAAATACAGAAAATCCACAAATAGTATTCCCAGGACATGAACAAGCTAAAGCTAAAGTTAAATCAGAAAATGTTACTAAAAAAGGAAGAGTAACAAAAAGATCGGTTAGATAA
- the rpmA gene encoding 50S ribosomal protein L27: MLNMNLQLLASKKGVGSSKNGRDSISKRLGVKRFDGQVVTAGSIIVRQRGTKIHPGTNVGKGGDDTLFALVDGAVKFERKDKKRKKVSVYPVSIAE, from the coding sequence ATGTTAAACATGAACTTACAGTTACTTGCATCTAAGAAAGGGGTAGGGTCTTCTAAAAACGGTAGAGATTCTATATCTAAGAGATTAGGTGTTAAGAGATTTGACGGACAAGTAGTAACTGCTGGTAGTATAATAGTAAGACAAAGAGGTACTAAGATACATCCAGGAACTAACGTAGGTAAAGGTGGAGATGACACTTTATTCGCATTAGTTGACGGTGCTGTTAAATTCGAAAGAAAAGATAAGAAAAGAAAGAAAGTTAGTGTATACCCAGTATCAATAGCTGAGTAA
- a CDS encoding TIGR03936 family radical SAM-associated protein, producing MMKIIRTKFNKEGDMIYISHLDLQQLLQRAFRRAEIALVHSQGFNPHPKISYGNALALGTESQGEYVDVEIEEDLSVEEYLTRMNEQLPEGIKFIKAMEIDKQEPSLASTIEYGEYLFTIETEKTLTKEYVKGKILEFMAQDEIMITKKNKKGKIVESDIRPMIKNFDLLDVQDNVLTLESTIATGSKANLNTNIFIPKILDLLELDMDPLDVDILRRDLYKLEDGQLVSPM from the coding sequence ATTATGAAAATAATAAGAACTAAATTTAATAAAGAAGGAGATATGATTTATATATCTCACTTAGATTTACAACAGTTATTACAAAGAGCTTTTAGAAGAGCTGAAATAGCTTTAGTTCATTCTCAAGGGTTTAACCCACATCCTAAGATAAGTTATGGAAATGCTTTAGCTCTTGGGACAGAAAGTCAAGGAGAATATGTTGACGTTGAAATAGAAGAAGATTTAAGTGTAGAAGAATATTTAACTAGAATGAATGAGCAATTACCAGAAGGTATAAAATTTATAAAAGCTATGGAAATAGATAAGCAAGAGCCATCTTTAGCATCTACTATAGAGTATGGTGAATACTTATTTACAATAGAAACAGAAAAAACATTAACTAAAGAATATGTAAAAGGTAAAATATTAGAATTCATGGCTCAAGATGAGATAATGATAACTAAGAAAAATAAAAAAGGAAAAATTGTAGAATCTGATATAAGACCTATGATTAAGAATTTTGACTTATTAGATGTACAAGATAATGTTTTAACTTTAGAATCAACTATAGCTACTGGTTCTAAGGCTAACTTAAATACAAATATATTTATACCTAAAATATTAGATTTATTAGAATTAGATATGGATCCATTAGATGTAGATATATTAAGAAGAGATTTATATAAATTAGAGGATGGTCAATTAGTATCTCCTATGTAA
- a CDS encoding Rne/Rng family ribonuclease: MKKIIIECLVSSQKTAILEDDKLTEILIEDNKNTKKVSNIYRGLVKKVIPGIQACFVDVGFEKLAYLQLSKENNIKAGQEILVQVNKEEVGTKGAKLNTEISLAGRYLVYIPNNDRITISNKIIDEKERFRLKKITKSVSEGSNGFIIRTEATGCSKEELEADIKELKNKYEEILKEYKLGIGPKLLYKELDFSSKYIKDNINDEVEKIVTNDLNKYNELKYILKSINKEYIDKLILDEDKDIFDLYRVEGQIEKALNKKVWLKSGGYLIIDKTEALTVIDVNTGKFTGNLNLEETVYKTNVEAAKEVCRQLKLRDIGGIIIIDFIDMHKAKYKQEIINILNEELKKDKRKTEVLGMTRLGLVEVARRRERDSIDKYYLKECDACEGRALVKSINSILDNIEKEIIRINTHTSYKDITIELNNDTLSIIKMNFMDIIQKISQKYEIKIQLSVNNKINYEKINIIYNS; this comes from the coding sequence ATGAAAAAGATAATAATTGAGTGCTTAGTGTCATCTCAAAAGACAGCTATACTAGAAGATGATAAATTAACTGAAATACTAATTGAAGATAATAAAAATACTAAAAAAGTTTCTAATATATATAGAGGATTAGTAAAAAAAGTAATCCCTGGAATACAAGCTTGTTTTGTAGATGTAGGATTTGAAAAATTAGCATATTTACAATTAAGTAAAGAAAATAATATAAAAGCTGGTCAAGAAATATTAGTTCAAGTAAATAAAGAAGAAGTAGGAACTAAAGGTGCTAAACTAAACACTGAAATAAGTTTAGCTGGTAGATATTTAGTTTATATTCCAAATAACGATAGAATAACAATATCTAATAAGATAATTGATGAAAAAGAAAGATTTAGATTAAAAAAGATTACGAAAAGTGTAAGTGAAGGTTCTAACGGATTTATAATAAGAACAGAGGCTACAGGATGTAGTAAAGAAGAATTAGAAGCTGATATAAAAGAGTTAAAAAATAAATATGAAGAGATACTTAAAGAATACAAATTAGGTATAGGTCCTAAACTTTTATATAAAGAGTTAGATTTTTCTTCTAAATATATCAAGGATAATATTAATGATGAAGTAGAAAAGATAGTTACAAATGATTTAAATAAATATAATGAATTAAAATATATATTAAAATCTATAAATAAAGAGTACATAGATAAATTAATATTAGATGAAGATAAAGATATATTTGATTTATATAGAGTTGAAGGTCAAATAGAGAAAGCTTTAAATAAAAAAGTATGGTTAAAGAGTGGAGGATATTTAATAATAGATAAAACAGAGGCTCTTACTGTAATTGATGTAAATACAGGTAAGTTTACAGGAAATTTAAATCTAGAAGAAACTGTATATAAAACTAATGTGGAAGCAGCTAAAGAGGTATGCCGTCAGCTTAAATTAAGAGACATTGGCGGAATAATTATAATAGATTTTATTGATATGCATAAAGCAAAATATAAGCAAGAGATAATAAATATTCTTAATGAGGAATTAAAAAAAGATAAAAGAAAAACTGAAGTATTAGGAATGACTAGATTGGGACTAGTAGAAGTAGCAAGAAGAAGAGAAAGAGATTCTATAGATAAATATTATTTAAAAGAATGTGATGCTTGTGAAGGTAGAGCTTTAGTAAAATCTATTAATTCTATTTTAGATAATATAGAAAAAGAAATAATAAGAATAAATACTCATACATCATATAAAGATATAACAATAGAGTTAAATAATGATACTTTAAGCATTATAAAAATGAATTTTATGGATATAATACAAAAAATAAGTCAAAAATATGAGATTAAAATACAATTAAGTGTAAATAATAAAATAAATTATGAAAAAATAAATATAATTTACAATAGCTAG